The window TTGGTTATTTTGACTGTTCACTTTATCGCGGCCTTGAGCCTCCGCTTCATAGCCGGGTCCGGCATTCCCTTTAACACTAGCCGCGCTTACGGCTGCTCTCGACGGATTCTTTCCTCGTTTTACCATGAAAATCACCTCCATGTTTTAGGTTAACCTGTTCTTATAAAATCATTTAATAGGGATATTTTTTCTAATTTTCCGGAATGTTTGTCTGAAATTTCAATATATTTTATAAGTAAAATAAATCATTCATCAGGAGACATCCATCCTCGAAATAAAGCAATATAGACTCTAAAAAGGAGGGTAACAAAATGCTTTCATCTATCCGTAAAGCGGCTGTTCTCGGGTCTGGTGTTATGGGCTCGGGAATTGCTGCCCACCTGGCCAATATCGGGATTCCGACCCTGCTGCTTGATATTGTGCCAGAGCAATTAACAGAAACTGAAAAAGCAAAGGGCTTAACGCTTGGAGATAAACAGGTACGGAACCGCATCAGTGAACAAGCGCTGCAAAGGCTCCTCAAGCAAAAGCCGGCACCGTTAACGACCTCGAAGAACCTTTCGCTTATAGAGGCTGGTAATTTAGAGGATGATTTGCCCCGTCTTGCAGAGGTTGATTGGATCATTGAGGTGGTGGTTGAAAATCTTGATATTAAGAAGCGGCTCTTTACAAAGGTTGATCAATACCGAAGACCTGGGAGCATCATTAGCTCAAATACATCCGGTATTTCCGTCGAAGCAATGGCAGAAGGGCGATCTGAAGATTTTAGAAAGCATTTTCTCGGCACCCATTTTTTTAACCCGCCCCGCTATTTAAAGCTTTTAGAGGTGATTCCGACACAGGATACGGACCCACAGGTCGTTTCTTTTATGAAGCAATTGGGCGAAGAGGTGCTCGGTAAAGGTGTCGTGATGGCCAAGGATACACCAAACTTTATTGCCAACCGGATTGGAACATATGGTTTGCTTGTAACCGTGAAGGAAATGCTGAAAGGCGGCTACAGCGTCGGGGAAGTTGATTCGGTTACAGGTCCGTTGATAGGACGGCCGAAAAGTGCTACCTTCCGAACCCTTGATGTCGTGGGACTTGACACCTTTATTCATGTCGCTCATAACGTATACCAGCAAACTGAAGGTGAGGAGAAGGAAGTTTTTGACATTCCTGTGTTCATGGAAGACATGCTGGAAAAGGGATGGTTAGGAAGCAAAGCTGGCCAGGGCTTTTTCTTGAAAAAGGGAAAGGAAATTCTTGAATTAGACCCAGCCACAATGGAATATGGACCGCGTAAAAAGCTGATAACTGCAGCGGTAGAACAGAGCAGACAGGAAAAAAGCAAGACTAAAAAAATGAAAACGCTTCTATATAGTGAGGACCGTGCCGGCAAGCTGCTATGGAACATCATTCTTCCGGTTCTTGTTTATTCAGCTGATAAGCTTGGAGAAATTGCCGAAACAATTGTCTCCATCGATCAGGCCATGAAATGGGGCTTCGGCTGGGAGCAGGGGCCGTTCGAGCTATGGGATAGCATCGGACTAGAGGAATCACTGCAAAAGCTTGAGGCAGCGGATATCAGCATCCCTCAGGTCGTGAAGCAAATGCTTGAAAAAGGCTTTACCTCCTTTTACCGAGAGGAGAACGGCAAGGATTATTACTATCATAACGGAGAGTACCGATTAATGGAGGAGAATCCGAAAATCCTTAATCTGGCAAAAATCAAAAACCAACAGGGTGTCATCAAACAGAATAGCGGTGCTAGCTTGATCGATATAGGTGATGGTGTGGCGCTCTTGGAATTCCACTCGAAAAGTAATGCCATTGGACCTGATATCTTACAAATGATTCAGTACGCAGTGGACGAAGTGGAGCAGAACTATAAGGGGCTTGTCATTGGGAATCAGGGCAAGAATTACTGTGTCGGTGCCAATTTAGCGATGATACTTATGGAAGCGCAGGATGATGCTATATTTGAACTCGATTGGATTATCTCATCCTTTCAACAAACGATGATGAAAATAAAATATAGCACAAAGCCCGTTGTTGTAGCACCGTTTGCTATGACGCTAGGAGGCGGAGCAGAGGTGTGCCTTCCAGCAGCTCGTATTCAGGCTTCGCTGGAAACCTATATCGGCTTAGTGGAAACGGGTGTCGGTCTGATTCCGGGTGGCGGTGGTAACAAAGAGCTCTATCTAAAGCATTTGCAGGCCATTCCGGAAGGGGTCGACATGGACCTGCAAAAGATCGCCAATCAGGTGTTTGAAACGATTGCCCTTGCGAAGGTTTCATCCTCTGGTACGGAGGCGCGAGAAATGCGCTTTTTAAACCGTGATGATGGGATTAGTGTCAATGGAGATTATCTTCTTTATGATGCCAAGCAGGCCGTGCTGTCATTATATGAAAAGGGCTATAAACCGCCGCGTAAAGAGAAGATTCCTGTTGTCGGAGAAACCGGCTATGCCACTCTGTTATTAGGCGCACGGGCAATGAAAGCCTCCGGCTATATATCTGATTATGATTTGAAAATAGCCCAAAAGCTTGCCTTTGTGATTGCGGGTGGAAGAGTACCGTATGGAACAAAGGTAGAGGAGGAATATTTACTGCAACTGGAAAAAGAAGCATTCCTAAGCCTTGTGACGGAAAAGAAATCTCAGGAACGGATGCAGCATATGCTTTTAAAGGGTAAGCCGCTACGAAATTAACAGAAGCGATACAGAATGGCAAGGAATGAATTAGGTGATTTAGTTTCGAAGGGAAAGGAGCCTATTAAATGAGAGAAGCGGTTATCGTTAGCGGAGCCCGTACTCCCGTTGGGAAAGCGAAAAAAGGTACGCTTGCGGCCTTTCGTCCGGATGATCTTGGGGCCATCGCTGTAAAAGAAACCTTAAAGCGGGCCGGCGGCTATGAAGGGAATATTGATGATTTGATTATTGGCTGTGCGATGCCTGAGGCAGAGCAGGGCATGAATATGGCTCGCAATATCGGAGCCTTAGCAGGGCTGCCCCATACGGTTCCTGCCATTACCATCAACCGTTATTGCTCCTCAGGATTGCAGTCGATTGCCTATGGGGCCGAGAGGATTATGCTAGGGAGTGCCGATACGATTATTGCTGGCGGAGCTGAATCGATGAGCCTTGTCCCGATGATGGGGCATGTCGTGCGTCCGAACGTCAGGCTAGCGGAGGAAGCGCCAGAGTATTATATGAGCATGGGTCATACCGCAGAGGAAGTGGCAAAAAGATTCGCTATTTCGCGTGATGAGCAGGACCAGTTTGCTGTCCGCAGCCATCAAAAGGCAGCGAGAGCGGTTGTTGAAGGGAAATTTGTTGAGGAAATTGTTTCTGTCGACGTTCCTGTTCGTTCCATCGGAAAGGATAATAAATTGCAGGAAAAGGTCATAAGCTTTCGTGAGGATGAAGGGGTTCGTAAGGATACAAACCTAGCCTCATTGGCGAAGCTACGAACCTCGTTTTCTGTTAATGGTACGGTAACGGCCGGAAATAGCTCACAAATGAGTGACGGGGCGGCTGCGGTGATGGTGATGGATCGTGAAAAGGCGAAGTCAGTCGGTCTCCAGCCCATTGCGAAGCTGAGAGCCTTTGCTGTGGGTGGAGTTCCGCCGGAAATCATGGGAATTGGACCTGTTGCTGCTGTCCCAAAGGCCTTGAAGCTAGCGGGCTTAGAGCTTTCGGATATTGGCTTAATCGAATTAAATGAGGCCTTTGCCTCCCAATCGATTCAAGTCATCCGTGAGCTTGGTTTGGACGAGGAAAAAGTCAATGTGAATGGCGGTGCGATTGCCTTAGGACATCCGCTTGGCTGTACCGGAACGAAGCTGACCCTGACGCTTTTGCATGAAATGAAACGAAGACAGGTGCAGTTTGGCATTGTAACGATGTGTATTGGAGGTGGTATGGGGGCGGCCGGTATTTTTGAATTAGTATAAGAAAGGAGAAGGATGCATGGCTAACAAAACGAACCGAGTGCCAAAGGGTGGAAGTTTTTTAATAGATGATGTTTCCTGTGAGCAGGTATTTACGCCTGAGGATTATAGTGATGAGCATAAGCTGATTGCCAAAACAACAGAAGAGTTTGTGACGAATAGCGTTCTCCCACAGGTTGAGCAGATCGAAAATCATGAATTTGACCGCTCTGTCAAGTTATTAAAGGAAGCGGGAGAGCTGGGGCTATTGGCTGCAGATGTACCAGAGGATTATGGCGGCTTAGGGCTTGATAAGGTAAGCTCTGCCTTGATCGCAGAAAAAATGTCCAGGGCGGGCGCCTTTTCAATCACACATGGAGCCCATGTTGGGATTGGAACGCTGCCGATTGTCTTGTTTGGCAATGAAAAGCAAAAGCAAACGTACTTACCACCATTAGCCTCAGGAGAAAAAATTGCTGCCTATGCCCTGACAGAGCCTGGTTCAGGTTCAGATGCACTCGGTGCTAAAACAAGTGCTAAGCTGAATCCTGAAGGAACCCATTATCTATTAAACGGCGAAAAACAATGGATAACCAACTCGGGGTTTGCCGATGTCTTTATTGTCTATGCCAAAATCGATGGACAGCACTTTTCTGCTTTTATCGTCGAAAAGGATTTTCCAGGCGTGTCAACCGGCTCAGAGGAAAAGAAAATGGGTATTAAGGGTTCATCGACAAGAACCTTAATCTTTCAGGATGCCCTTATCCCGAAGGAAAATCTGCTTGGTGAGTATGGAAAGGGGCATGTGATTGCCTTTAATATTCTCAATATCGGTCGCTATAAGCTAGGTGTTGGGGCAGTCGGGGCGGCGAAGCGTGCCTTTGAGTTGACTGTTCAGTATACAAACCAGCGGCAGCAGTTTAAGCAGCATCTTTCAAGCTTCCATTTGACGAAAGAAAAATTAGCTACAATGGCATCCAGATTATATGCCGCTGAAAGCTCCGTGTACCGGACTGTGGGTTTATTTGAAGAACGAATGAGTAGCCTGTCCACAAAAGAGATTAACGACGGTCGGGAAGTGGCGAAGTCGATTGCAGAGTATGCGATTGAATGCTCGATAAATAAAGTATTTGCCTCCGAGATGCTTGATTATCTGGCGGATGAAGGCGTGCAGCTCCATGGCGGTTATGGGTATATGCAGGAATATGAAATCGAACGAATTTATCGGGATTCAAGAATTAATCGAATTTTTGAAGGAACAAATGAAATTAACCGTCTGTTAATACCAGGAACCTTCATACGAAAGGCGGTAAAAGGGGAGCTGCCGCTCATCCAAAAAGCCAAGAGTCTGCAGAAAGAACTCATGGTGTTTATGCCCGAGGAGCCAGGGGAGGAACCGCTTGCCAAGGAAAAAAATTTGGTTGCGAATGCAAAAAGAATCGGTCTCTTAGCTTTAGGGCTGGCTTTGCAAAAATATGGCGAAGCCCTTGAAAAAGAGCAGGAGATATTGGTCAACATCGCGGATATCTTAATCCATACCTTTGCTATGGAGTCCGTTGTATTACGAACGGAAAAAGCGATTGCCAATACGGGCGCAGAGAAAAGCAGGCAGAAGCTTCTTTATACAGAAATTTTCTGCCAGGAGGCATTTCAAAAGATTGAGCAGGATGCGAAGGAAACGCTAATAGGGGTGGAGCAGGGTGACACATTAAGGATGATGCTGTCTGCTCTCCGCAAGTTTACTCGTCATACACCAATCAATGCTATAGCTAAGAAAAGAGATGCAGCGCAGAAAGTGATTGCTGCCGAGCGATTTACCGTTTGATTGTAACACCATCAGCGGGGCTTCCCTGCTGATGGTTTCATAATCAGAAGCTAATTTTTCTTTCATAGAATAATTTTAAATTAATTGGAGGATATTGATAAGAAAAGTAGAATAAATGTATAAGGTCTATTTATGACCTTATGTTTTCAAGAAAAAGTATGCTGATATTTGGACAAGCTAGATATGAGGTGATGAATTGGCACTTACGTTGTATTGGTACCCTAAATGCGGTACATGTAGAAAAGCAAAAAAGTGGTTGGATGACCGCGAAGTGAAGTATGAAGAAATACATATTGTTGACAATCCGCCGTCACGCGCTGAGCTGGAAACGATGTACAAGAACAGTGGCCTTGAAATCAAAAAGTTCTTTAATACAAGCGGTCAAAAGTACCGTGAGCTCGGGATGAAGGATCGAATCAAGGAAGCATCTGAAGAAGAGCTGCTTGATTTATTAGCATCAGACGGAATGTTAATTAAACGTCCAATTGTAACAGACTCTGAAAAGGTAACCGTTGGCTTTAAGGAAGAGCAATTTGCTGAAACCTGGGGTTAAGGCTTAAAATGAAATAGGACTGCAGGTCATAAATGGTCAAAAACATAAAAGCTGGAGGGATAGGAATGAATGCACCAAAAGAATTACGTTACTCCGAAGAGCATGAATGGGTAAAGGTTGAGGGTGACAAGGTACGTGTCGGTATTACTGAGTTTGCACAGCATGAGCTTGGTGATATTGTATTTGTCGAGCTTCCTGAACCAGGAGATGAACTAAAGGTAAATGAGCCGTTCGGAAGTGTTGAGTCTGTAAAAACGGTTTCTGAGCTATATGCTCCAATCAGCGGGAAAGTTGTGGAAGTTAATGAAGACTTGGCAGATGACCCACAATTTGTCAATGAATCCCCTTATGAAAAGGCATGGATGGTCGTGATTGAGCCGACAGATCTGTCAGAGATTGATCAATTAATGACGGCAGAGCAATATGAGGAAATGACCAAGGAAGACTAAAATTCGAGCAGACTGCGCCTTATGGGCGCATTCTGTATTTAAAGGGGGAAATGGGAATTTTAGGTCATGATAAGGTGATTATTGTCGAGGGAACGACAGATAAAAGAAAAGTGAAGACCATTATCAAAGAACCGATTGATATCCTTTGTACAAATGGAACGATTAGCGCTACGCTTTTAGATGAATGGAGTGATACATTATTTGATAAAGATGTCTATGTATTAGTGGATGCAGATGAAGCCGGCGAGAAGCTTCGCCGGAAGTTAAAGCGAGAATTTCCACTGGCAGAGCATCTTTATATTGATAAAATGTATCGGGAAGTAGCAAGTGCACCAGAATTCCATTTGGCAGCCATTCTCATCGCTGCCGATATCGAGGTTCACGCACAATACTTAGACAGAGGTTAACGTAATGGATGAATGGAGCAGAGAGAAACTAGAAGGTTTTATCGAGAATCAAGGCTCAGGATTAATCTATTTGTATACGCCCTTTTGCGGGACATGCCAGGTAGCGGGTAAAATGCTATCTGTTGCGGAGGAGTTAATACCTGAAATCGCAGTAGGCAGGATTAATTTGAATTATATGTCGGAACTGGCAAGGCAATGGGAAGTTGAGAGTGTACCGTGTTTAGTCTTTCTACAGGAAGGTATCATGGTTGATAAACTCTATGCTTTTCAATCCGTTCCGTTTCTATTACAAAAAATTAAATCATGTTTTTAGACATCCGTATTAAAAGGGGTGGAGGACTTGCGCTAGCTAATAGATCCTCCACCCTTTTGATGTGTTGTACTAAAAGAAAGGGATAAGAGAATGACTCACCATAAGCAGGAATTTTGCGCAGCTGCAGTGAATATATACTTAAAATGTGAGTAAAGCAGGGTGGTGGTTCAGAATGATAGAGCAAGTAATAAGCTGGCTTAGTGAAGTGAACCGAAAACAAGGTGTCCGGCTTCTGATTCGCAATATTCGATTCTCCTTTGCTGTGAAGACTGAGCAGGACGAGCTATATGTGAAAATTGATGATGGTCTCGTTGCCCTTCATGAAGCAGGGGAGTCGTCATCAGCTGGAAAAAGAATCGAAGTGTCGTCTGACGTTTTACATTCCATTCTAACTGGTGAAAGAAAGCTCAGAGAAGCGGTGAAGTATCGAGAAGCAGCGACGACATGTACTTTCCGTGAGCTTTTATTACTGGAATCCTTGTTTTTTTTAGCAAAACCCGACAAAACTCATATACTTAATAAAAATTTATCGAAATAATTGACGAATATTTCGTAATCATGGTAATATTTCATTATCAATTAAATAGTTTCTTATCAAGAGCGGTGGAGGGACTGGCCCGATGAAGCCCAGCAACCGGGGAAACACGGTGCTAAATCCAGCAGAGTGAAAGACTCTGACAGATAAGGAGAGACGACGAAGCCCTTCTTCCTGTGATAGAAGGCTTTTTTTGTATCTTCTAACTACTTTATATGAAATGGGAGAGATGAAGATGTCAGAAACTGAGAAAAACTATCGTTTAGAAACATTAGGGATTCATGGAGGACTTCAGCCTGATCCGGTAACAGGTGCAAGAGTGGTACCGATTTATCAAAACAATGCCTATCAATTTAAAAATACGGACCATGCCGCTAACTTATTCGCTCTTGCAGAGCCAGGCTATATCTATACCCGGATTCACAATCCTACTGTCACCGTGTTTGAAGAAAGAATGGCTTTATTAGAGGGTGGAATCGGTGCGCTTGCGACTGCCAGTGGCATGGCTGCCATTACGCTTGCCATATTAAATATTGCGGAAGCCGGAGATGAAATTGTCGCTGCCTCCAATCTATATGGCGGTACATATAATCTGTTCGCTGTTACCCTGCCAAAATATGGCATCAAGGTAAGCTTTGTCGATCCAGAGGATCCAGAAAACTTCCGCTCAGCGATCACCGAGAAAACGAAGGCTGTGTTTGCTGAAACAATCGGTAACCCAAGCCTGAAGGTGCTAGACATTGAGAAAGTGGCTGAAATTGCTCATGAAGCAGGCGTGCCGCTGATTATTGACAATACGTTTGCAACGCCGTATCTATGCCGTCCGATTGAATTTGGTGCAGATATTGTCGTTCATTCGGCAACCAAATGGTTATTAGGTAATGGAACGACAACAGGCGGAATTATCGTCGATGGTGGTAAATTTGATTGGAATTCACCGAAGTTCCCTGGCTTTACAGAGCCTGATGACAGCTATCACGGTCTTGTATATGCGGAAGCAGTTGGTGCTGCAGCTTATATTACAAAAGCACGTGTGCAACTTCTACGTGATATGGGACCTGCTTTAAGCCCGCAAAATGCTTTCTATTTCGTTCTTGGACTGGAAACATTGCATGTAAGAATGAAGGAGCATGTGGCGAATGCTGTAAAGGTAACCGAGTATTTAGAAAACCACCCTGGCGTCGACTGGGTTCTATACCCTGGTAGTGAAAGCAGTGCGGATAAAGCACTTGTGGAGAAATATTTACCAAAGGGCGCTGGCTCTATGATCGTTTTTGGCATCAAAGGCGGCAGAGAGGCTGGAGCAAAGCTCATTAACAATATTGAACTTTGGGCACATGTGGCGAATGTCGGTGATGCAAAGAGCCTGATCATTCATCCAGCTAGTACAACTCACCAGCAGCTTGACGCAGAAGGCTTGCAAGCAGCCGGTGTAACAGAGGATTTAATCCGTCTTTCTGTTGGAATTGAAAATGTTGAGGATTTAATTGATGATTTAGAGCAGGCTATTCAAAAGGCAACTGGAGAGACTTCACGATAAGCGGTAAGGACGAATTAGATTAAACTATTATTATAGTAGAATATGAATATTTGTTGACACCCTTTTCTATCCATGATACGATATCACTCGTAATTGTCAGAGAAATTGATATCTTTGAACTTAATATACAGGTTTGCTCTTATCAAGAGAGGTGGAGGGATGTGCCCGATGAAACCCGGCAACCGTCAATTGCTAATGGTCAATTGACACGGTGCCAATTCACACAAAGCGCTTGAGCTTTGATAGATGAGAGAAAGGTAGCAACAGCCTAGTGCCTTTCTGCTCATATGCGGAAAGGCATTTATTTGTATAAAAGCTAATGATTAACCTAATTTCTGTTAAGCAGAATGGGATATTCTATGGATAGTAAAGGGGTGAAATCACGATGATTTCAATCAAGAATGTAAAAAAAATATTCTCTACAAGGCAAGGCAATGTGACAGCCGTTACAGATGTTAATCTTGAAATTAAAGAAGGCGAAATATTTGGTGTCATTGGCTATAGTGGTGCCGGAAAAAGTACACTCATTAGAATGCTGAATGGTCTGGAGCTCCCTTCTGACGGAACGGTTACGGTCGCAGATAAACAGGTATCACATATAAAAGGGGCTAAGCTGAGAGAAGCCCGCCAAGAAATCAGCATGATTTTCCAGCATTTTAATCTTTTATGGTCGAGAACGGTAAGAGAAAATATCTCCTTCCCGCTTGAAATTGCCGGGGTTTCGAAGCAAAAGCGTATGAAAAGAGTCGATGAGCTGATTCAGCTTGTTGGACTTCAAGGCAGAGAGGATTCCTATCCGTCACAGCTAAGCGGTGGTCAAAAGCAAAGGGTTGGGATTGCAAGAGCACTTGCTAACAATCCAAAGGTATTATTATGTGATGAAGCGACATCAGCGCTTGATCCAGAAACAACAGATCAAATTTTGGAGCTGTTGGTTGATATTAACAAAAGACTTGGATTAACGATTGTCCTAATCACCCATGAGATGCATGTCATTCGAAAGATTTGTCATCGTGTTGCCGTCATGGATGCAGGGAAAGTGGTAGAAATGGGCACAGTATTAGAGGTCTTTAAAAATCCGCAGCAGGCCATTACGAAGCGCTTTGTTCAGCAGGTGACAGAGCCTGAGGAGACAAAAGCAACCATTGATCATTTGCTTTCAGAGTATCATTCCGGAAGAGTGGTTCAGCTTACCTTTATTGGTGATGGTGCTGAAAAGCCATTAATCACCAATTTAATCCGGCATTTTGAGATTACGATTAATATTCTTCAGGGGAAAATCTCGCAAACACAAAATGGGGCCTATGGGACCTTGTTTATCCACCTTGATGGGGAAAATAGCGAAATTGAAAAAGCCATTGAGTATATCGATACACAGCAGGTTGGCTTGGAGGTGATGCCGAATGCTTAATCAATGGTTCCCAAATGTGAACTGGGAAAAAATGTGGGAAGCGACAAATGAAACCTTATATATGACAGGGATTTCCACTCTTGCTACGTTTATTCTTGGTATTATTCTAGGATTACTATTATTTTTAACAGCAAAGGGGAATTTATGGCAGAATTACGCCATTAATAAAGTAATTAGTGCCGTGGTGAATATCTTTCGCTCGATTCCGTTTATCATCTTGATTGTTCTATTAATTCCTTTTACAAAGCTGGTATTTGGAACGATGATTGGTGAAAATGCGGCATTACCGGCCTTGATTATCGGTTCAGCGCCATTTTATGCCCGTATGGTAGAAATTGGCCTTCGGGAAATTGATAAAGGGGTCATTGAAGCAGCAAGGTCAATGGGAGCGAAAACCTCGACGATTATTTGGAAGGTATTAATTCCGGAATCACTTCCGGCTCTCATCTCAGGGATTACCGTTACAGCCATTTCATTGGTTGGTTTTACGGCCATGGCAGGTGTCATCGGTGCGGGAGGACTAGGAAACCTAGCCTATCTTGAAGGGTTCCAGCGCAGCCGTTTCGATGTTACGTTAATGGCCACGATTATTGTTCTTGTGATTGTATTTATCATCCAATTTATTGGAGATATTATAACAACTAAAATAGATAAAAGGTAAAGGGGATGTCAAAATGAAAAAGTGGTTAACTGCATTATTCTCATTAGTGTTTGTACTTGTGCTGGCAGCTTGCGGCGGTGCGGCAGATGAAAGTAAGGACGATTCTTCAGCAGATTCAAAAGAAGAAACGAAAAAGCTTGTAATCGGTGCATCTAATGTACCACATGCTGAAATTCTGGAAGAGGCTAAGCCTATTTTAGAGGAAAAGGGAATTGAGCTTCAAATTGAAACATTCCAGGATTATGTGCTTCCAAATCAGGCCCTAGATTCAAAGGATCTTGATGCAAACTTTTTTCAGCATATCCCATATTTTGAAAATCAAATGAAGGAAAATAATTATGATTTTGCCAATGCGGGTGGGATCCACATCGAGCCAATTGGTATTTATTCCAAGAAGTATAAATCTTTAAGTGATCTACCAGAGAAAGCACAGGTGATTATCAGTAACTCTGTGGCAGACCATGGACGTGTACTTTCCTTGTTAGAACAAGAAGGCTTAATTACCTTAAAAGACGGCATTGATAAAACAGCAGCTACATTAGAGGATATTGTGGAAAATCCTCGAAACCTAGAATTTGACACAGAGTATGCAGCAGAGCTACTGCCACAAATTTATAATAACGACGAGGGTGACATTGTACTAATCAATTCCAACTTTGCCATTGATGCTGGCTTAAATCCACTTGAGGATTCCATTGCCATCGAAGACAGTGAATCACCATATGTCAACATTATTGCTGTTCGCAGCGGAGACGAAAATAAAGAAGAAATCAAAACGTTAGTTGAAGTGTTACGCTCAAAGGAAATTCAAGATTTTATTTTAGAACAATATGAAGGTGCAGTTGTACCTGTATCTGAGTAAAAGGCATCATAGTAAAGCCGCAGCGCTGCCATCCATAAGGATGGTGGAGCTGTGGCTTTACGTTTTTTTTACAATAACAAAATGGGTCTTGCAAGCCAAGCGGGGATGTTTTTATCCACGAAAATAGCCGAGAATGTAAGAAAAGTGTCGAACGATATGAATGAATAACCAAAAAACGGGAAAAATCGCCGAAAATGGGTTATTTT of the Bacillus tuaregi genome contains:
- a CDS encoding YuzL family protein translates to MVKRGKNPSRAAVSAASVKGNAGPGYEAEAQGRDKVNSQNNQYKR
- a CDS encoding 3-hydroxyacyl-CoA dehydrogenase/enoyl-CoA hydratase family protein, whose amino-acid sequence is MLSSIRKAAVLGSGVMGSGIAAHLANIGIPTLLLDIVPEQLTETEKAKGLTLGDKQVRNRISEQALQRLLKQKPAPLTTSKNLSLIEAGNLEDDLPRLAEVDWIIEVVVENLDIKKRLFTKVDQYRRPGSIISSNTSGISVEAMAEGRSEDFRKHFLGTHFFNPPRYLKLLEVIPTQDTDPQVVSFMKQLGEEVLGKGVVMAKDTPNFIANRIGTYGLLVTVKEMLKGGYSVGEVDSVTGPLIGRPKSATFRTLDVVGLDTFIHVAHNVYQQTEGEEKEVFDIPVFMEDMLEKGWLGSKAGQGFFLKKGKEILELDPATMEYGPRKKLITAAVEQSRQEKSKTKKMKTLLYSEDRAGKLLWNIILPVLVYSADKLGEIAETIVSIDQAMKWGFGWEQGPFELWDSIGLEESLQKLEAADISIPQVVKQMLEKGFTSFYREENGKDYYYHNGEYRLMEENPKILNLAKIKNQQGVIKQNSGASLIDIGDGVALLEFHSKSNAIGPDILQMIQYAVDEVEQNYKGLVIGNQGKNYCVGANLAMILMEAQDDAIFELDWIISSFQQTMMKIKYSTKPVVVAPFAMTLGGGAEVCLPAARIQASLETYIGLVETGVGLIPGGGGNKELYLKHLQAIPEGVDMDLQKIANQVFETIALAKVSSSGTEAREMRFLNRDDGISVNGDYLLYDAKQAVLSLYEKGYKPPRKEKIPVVGETGYATLLLGARAMKASGYISDYDLKIAQKLAFVIAGGRVPYGTKVEEEYLLQLEKEAFLSLVTEKKSQERMQHMLLKGKPLRN
- a CDS encoding acetyl-CoA C-acetyltransferase; translation: MREAVIVSGARTPVGKAKKGTLAAFRPDDLGAIAVKETLKRAGGYEGNIDDLIIGCAMPEAEQGMNMARNIGALAGLPHTVPAITINRYCSSGLQSIAYGAERIMLGSADTIIAGGAESMSLVPMMGHVVRPNVRLAEEAPEYYMSMGHTAEEVAKRFAISRDEQDQFAVRSHQKAARAVVEGKFVEEIVSVDVPVRSIGKDNKLQEKVISFREDEGVRKDTNLASLAKLRTSFSVNGTVTAGNSSQMSDGAAAVMVMDREKAKSVGLQPIAKLRAFAVGGVPPEIMGIGPVAAVPKALKLAGLELSDIGLIELNEAFASQSIQVIRELGLDEEKVNVNGGAIALGHPLGCTGTKLTLTLLHEMKRRQVQFGIVTMCIGGGMGAAGIFELV
- a CDS encoding acyl-CoA dehydrogenase family protein, with amino-acid sequence MANKTNRVPKGGSFLIDDVSCEQVFTPEDYSDEHKLIAKTTEEFVTNSVLPQVEQIENHEFDRSVKLLKEAGELGLLAADVPEDYGGLGLDKVSSALIAEKMSRAGAFSITHGAHVGIGTLPIVLFGNEKQKQTYLPPLASGEKIAAYALTEPGSGSDALGAKTSAKLNPEGTHYLLNGEKQWITNSGFADVFIVYAKIDGQHFSAFIVEKDFPGVSTGSEEKKMGIKGSSTRTLIFQDALIPKENLLGEYGKGHVIAFNILNIGRYKLGVGAVGAAKRAFELTVQYTNQRQQFKQHLSSFHLTKEKLATMASRLYAAESSVYRTVGLFEERMSSLSTKEINDGREVAKSIAEYAIECSINKVFASEMLDYLADEGVQLHGGYGYMQEYEIERIYRDSRINRIFEGTNEINRLLIPGTFIRKAVKGELPLIQKAKSLQKELMVFMPEEPGEEPLAKEKNLVANAKRIGLLALGLALQKYGEALEKEQEILVNIADILIHTFAMESVVLRTEKAIANTGAEKSRQKLLYTEIFCQEAFQKIEQDAKETLIGVEQGDTLRMMLSALRKFTRHTPINAIAKKRDAAQKVIAAERFTV
- a CDS encoding arsenate reductase family protein, encoding MALTLYWYPKCGTCRKAKKWLDDREVKYEEIHIVDNPPSRAELETMYKNSGLEIKKFFNTSGQKYRELGMKDRIKEASEEELLDLLASDGMLIKRPIVTDSEKVTVGFKEEQFAETWG
- the gcvH gene encoding glycine cleavage system protein GcvH, with protein sequence MNAPKELRYSEEHEWVKVEGDKVRVGITEFAQHELGDIVFVELPEPGDELKVNEPFGSVESVKTVSELYAPISGKVVEVNEDLADDPQFVNESPYEKAWMVVIEPTDLSEIDQLMTAEQYEEMTKED
- a CDS encoding toprim domain-containing protein, producing MGILGHDKVIIVEGTTDKRKVKTIIKEPIDILCTNGTISATLLDEWSDTLFDKDVYVLVDADEAGEKLRRKLKREFPLAEHLYIDKMYREVASAPEFHLAAILIAADIEVHAQYLDRG
- a CDS encoding thioredoxin family protein, with amino-acid sequence MDEWSREKLEGFIENQGSGLIYLYTPFCGTCQVAGKMLSVAEELIPEIAVGRINLNYMSELARQWEVESVPCLVFLQEGIMVDKLYAFQSVPFLLQKIKSCF
- a CDS encoding O-acetylhomoserine aminocarboxypropyltransferase/cysteine synthase family protein, translating into MSETEKNYRLETLGIHGGLQPDPVTGARVVPIYQNNAYQFKNTDHAANLFALAEPGYIYTRIHNPTVTVFEERMALLEGGIGALATASGMAAITLAILNIAEAGDEIVAASNLYGGTYNLFAVTLPKYGIKVSFVDPEDPENFRSAITEKTKAVFAETIGNPSLKVLDIEKVAEIAHEAGVPLIIDNTFATPYLCRPIEFGADIVVHSATKWLLGNGTTTGGIIVDGGKFDWNSPKFPGFTEPDDSYHGLVYAEAVGAAAYITKARVQLLRDMGPALSPQNAFYFVLGLETLHVRMKEHVANAVKVTEYLENHPGVDWVLYPGSESSADKALVEKYLPKGAGSMIVFGIKGGREAGAKLINNIELWAHVANVGDAKSLIIHPASTTHQQLDAEGLQAAGVTEDLIRLSVGIENVEDLIDDLEQAIQKATGETSR